One part of the Athene noctua chromosome Z, bAthNoc1.hap1.1, whole genome shotgun sequence genome encodes these proteins:
- the SNAPC3 gene encoding snRNA-activating protein complex subunit 3 has product MEAAEAAAAPDYEAAELYTRVFRVGALGRRWRQELGPPDLSLAVGAAAEVDAAAAVAAELGCASETVPELRAVCSTDVLMSSDKEEDLDVIPEDSSLLTLRIRKKALERREETIIVDRACRQETLAYELESHAIGKRPNNPTDLVEEGELLLTLNIFYPVIFQKHKERKPYQTVLVLGSQTLTELRDSISCVSDFQIGGEFSSQPDQVPEHVTKDLYKSAFFYFEGIFYNDKRYPECRDLSRTIIEWSESHDRGYGNLQSVKMEDYTFNDLYLKIGFPYLFCHQGNCEHIIIITDVRLIHHDDCLDRNLYPLLIKKHWLCTRKCSVCKMYTARWVTNKDSLAPEDPCFFCDVCFRMLHYDTEGNKLGEFLAYPYVDPGIFS; this is encoded by the exons ATGGAggcggccgaggcggcggcggcgcccgacTACGAGGCAGCGGAGCTGTACACCCGCGTCTTCCGCGTGGGCGCGCTGGGCCGCCGCTGGCGGCAGGAGCTGGGGCCGCCCGACCTCTCGCTGGCGGTGGGGGCGGCGGCCGAGGTGGACGCGGCCGCGGCCGTAGCAGCGGAGCTGGGCTGCGCGTCGGAGACGGTGCCCGAGCTGCGGGCCGTGTGCAG CACTGATGTGTTAATGTCTTCTGATAAGGAAGAGGATCTGGATGTTATTCCTGAAGATAGCAGTCTTCTAACTCTTCG AATTAGAAAGAAGGCAttagagaggagagaagaaacaaTTATTGTGGATCGGGCTTGCAGACAAGAAACTCTTGCCTATGAGTTG gagTCACATGCAATTGGAAAGAGGCCAAACAATCCAACAGATCTAGTTGAGGAGGGAGAACTACTTTTAACTCTGAACATCTTCTATCCTGTCATCTTTCAGAAG CATAAAGAACGCAAACCCTATCAGACAGTCCTTGTACTGGGCAGCCAGACACTCACCGAGCTCAGAGACTCCATTTCCTGCGTCAGTGACTTCCAGATAGGTGGTGAGTTCAGCAGTCAGCCAGATCAAGTACCAGAGCATGTCACCAAG gatCTCTACAAatctgctttcttttattttgaaggCATCTTTTATAATGATAAAAGATACCCAGAGTGCAGAGATCTAAGCAG aacaaTTATTGAGTGGTCAGAATCTCATGACAGAGGCTATGGAAATCTTCAGTCTGTTAAAATGGAGGACTACACATTTAATGATTTGTACCTCAAAATTGGCTTTCCATACCTTTTCTGCCACCAGGGGAACTGTGAACACATCATTATCATCACAGATGTAAG GCTCATTCATCATGATGACTGCCTGGACAGGAACCTCTACCCCTTGCTAATCAAGAAACACTGGTTATGTACCAGAAAATGCTCTGTGTGCAAAATGTATACAGCCAG ATGGGTAACCAACAAAGACAGTCTGGCACCAGAGGATCCGTGTTTCTTCTGTGATGTTTGTTTTCGGATGCTCCATTATGATACAGAAGGCAATAAACTGGGGGAATTTCTTGCATATCCTTATGTTGATCCTGGGATTTTCAGCTGA